The genomic DNA ATACCGAGATAGGTACAATCAGCGATTTTTCCGGTCGTTATTCGCTAGAGCTCCCGGAAGCCTCAGAAGGGATGCTGGTTGTGTTTCAACATATAGGTTACGAGATGAAGGAAATGCCTTTGGCGGAAGTAAAATCCACTGCGCGAATTTTCCTTCAACCCCGTGTGATTCCGTTGCGAGAGTTGGAGGTGGAAGCTCAAGGGACGCGACTTGGTATAGAGAAAGATCTGCCACAGCGCGTGGCTGTATTTGAGGCTCAAGAGTTCGAGATCCGGGGGTATGTAGACGCTGCTGACCTTCTTCGAAGTGATCACAGTATTCAGGTTGAAGAGCAGTTGAGCGGTAAGAAGACAGTGGCCATCCGCGCAGGCAATCCCGATGATGTGGTGGTTCTCTACAACGGCGCCAAGATGAACAGCACTTATAACAACATCTTCGATCTCTCCCTTATTAATCTTGAGGATGTGGACCGCATCGAGATCGTTAAGGGGAGTAACACGGCACTCTACGGTTCGGAAGCGTTCTCCGGTATTATCAATATCGTCCCGAGGATCAGACAAGACTACAATGTGAGATTTCAGCAGAGGTTTGGTACGTATGATTCAGGCAATTGGGGTCTAAATCTTTACCAAGGTTATAAGGGACTGAACGCTACATACGGTTTCATTGAAGGTGCCTCGAGGCGACGCTTCATGGATGATGCTATTCTTGAGAACAAGGGCACTCACCACAGTGCTAATATATTCTTCGATTTTTCTTCACGTCGTTCAGAGACAATGACCAATCGTCTCTCGGCCTCGTTTGTCAGATCTCTTCAGGAATACTCAGATTTCAGGGATGACGAGACGCTGGTGAACTTTAATCAGATAGAGATGGTACGCTACAATGGCAACCTTGGCCCTCTGAGCCAGATGAACCTGTCACTATCTCACCACTCTTTGGACGAGTCTCAGTCACTACTGAACAGTTCCGGTACCATAGACCGTCTTTTTCAGGACAGGTCAATGCAGTATAGCATTGAAAAGGGATTCGAGAGGGAGCAGGTCGAAGTGGTGATCAAATACGAGCTAGAAGCTGCGCAGCTCAATTTCACCGATGAAAGGTCCCTTACAACAGAGCAATCCATCGGACTTGAGTCTGCCGCCTTTGCGCGCAAGAAAGAGGGATTCGTCTCAGTTCTTAAGTTTCACAATCCCACTACTACCGGTAGGATTCAGGCTTCCGATTTCGATATCAGTTTTCGCCGCGACAGGGTAACTGACAGACAAGAAGATGTAACTCTGCGTAGCGGCACGCCCGATTCTCTCGCAGGTCTGTTTGACGAAACTATGTGGAGTGAAACCACTTTCAAATTGTCCAATCATTTCTCAGGTGGATTCGGCGGCTTCGTGTTCACCAGTTACATTAACTACGGTACAAACGTCAAATTCCCCACGCTATTTCAACAAATAAGCTCTCCTGAATCGATCACCTCCGTAGTGGCAAGACCAAATCTCAATCCGGAGAAGAATACAGCGCTTGAGCTGGGGGTAGAGCTGACAGGTAATACGCCGCACCTGGCGAACATATACGGCTATCAAATCTCGGCCAGCCTGTTCCGCAATGATTTTGAGAACAAGTTGCGCGTATTTTTCCCGGTGGGTGTCCCGGTAGCCTTCTATGATAACATTATAAGTGCCAAGCTATCCGGAGTGGAGAACCAGGGGAGACTCTTTCTGCTAAAGAAGAAAATAACGCTCGAATTTGGTCTCTCGCTGTACTCCGTCTCCGAAAGGGCAGCTTTCCCCTTCAAATCTGATAAGAAGTTTACTTCTACCGTGATGATTGACCATGCCGGCTATTCAATGCAGCTCCACTGGTTTAAGGAAGGGGAACAGGTGGGATGGATCAGACAGGCGTCAGGCGAGTTTTCGGAAGCCATTCTGCCGCAATACTCTAATGTCGATTTTCATTTCAGCAAAACTGTTTCGTGGAAACGGATGAAATTCTTTGTCAACGCCAGCGGTCGCAATCTCTTGAACCGTGACGTAGTGCTTCAGGGTCTTGCCTTGCGAGACCGGCGCTTTTACCTGACAGTGGGGACAAAACTGTGAAGGAGCATCAACAGCAGTCTTCCTTGGGAAGAGCAATTTTCGCAGGCTGGTCTTCAGTTGGGGTTTTCGTCCTCACGGCATGGCTGATACTTGTTGCCGGTTGCACGGAGAATCCGTTCAACGATGACAGCGAAAAGATCTCATCGCGAGCCATCAGCGGTGCGGTCACTCTGAATGACGGAGCAGTTCCCAAGGGCGTTTATGTCTGGCTCGAAGGACTTGATGTAGGTACGAGAACCGATGAGCAAGGGGAATTCAGTCTTGTGCTACCGCCGCCATCCAGTAGTAGCGCTGGTTCAGCCATGGATGGAGTCTTTAATCTCTATTTCTATGTGGCAAACTATGCTATTGATACGGCGGAGGTTGTGTTGGTAAATGGTGAAGTTGCCCGTTCGGAGGGTGACATAAACGATCAGAGTGAGCTGAAGCAGTCAAAACAGTTGTACAAACTTCTCGATGTGGTAACCTCAGTTTCTCCTCAAACGATCCTCTTCGAGTACTGGGGGAAGATGAATATCAGTGTAACACTGAATGCTATCTCATCGTCCGTTGTAGTGGAGTCCTTAAAAAAGATTGCGAATAGAGTGGTGTTTAGAACTGGTCTGGTGCTGGTGGATGAAAACGATCAGTTTGTGAAGGTTATTGGTCAGGGATCTAGTTGGGATCTTGGATTGGAAACAATTAGACAGGAGCAGACGACATGGAGAATCAGGAAATCGTGGCCACCATGTGAGCTGCCTGTGGGTGTGTACCGCTTCATTCCGTACCTGATAATCAGGCAGCCGAACGTTCCTCAGGCGCTTATAGAAAGCCTCGGGCGAGATGCGCAGAACCTGGACCGAAGCTATTTGAACATGCCTTTTATTCCGCGCGGAGGGAAACTCATTGTCAGTGAAACAGCCACTGGTTGAAGAGGTGCGGTAGGCATGAAATACTATCCGCTGATCATAACGTCTTTCTTTCTGGCTATTTCGTGTGAGAGCCCTCTGAAACCTCCACCCGCGGAGGATAGTGAGTTTTTTGTCAGTCACGACTATGCGGGAACATTACGCCTCATCAAGAAAATACCCATCACACTAGAATGGTCGCAACTCAAGTTCAACCAATTTGAACAATACTCGGTTTATCGTTCACAATCTGACGGTAACGGCGAAACATGGATTAAGAGGGCCGAGATTTTTGATCCGATGCGGACCACTTTCACCGACACCTTGGATAATGACTTGACATTTCGCTTTAAAATCCAGGCTGTATTCTCTGATGGAGAGCTTAAGGAAGCGACTACGGAACCGATAGTTATCAAAACAACTTCTGTTACTGTACCTGATGAATGTGATTGTCTGCAAGATGCTTATGACGCGCCGTTCATTGACGACGGAGATACCATCTACGTGGGCGAAATGACAGTTTGTACTGTTCCAAGACCGTTGGTCTTTCTGGACAAAGACGTTGTAATCAAGAGTCTTCTTGGAAAAACTGAGACTGTCATTGAACGTTCACGAATGCTTCTTTCCATGTCGCGCGGTAAGATCAGCGGTTTTACGTTCAAGCATGGATGGATTGATCTACACGGCACAGCTATGATGACAGATTGCATAGTTACAGAAGCAAGACTACTGGCCGGCAGAGGCCCGCTCATTGTGAGGGAAACTGCTGAAGTTAACAATTCCCTAATCAGTGGGAACAGCAATCACAGCTTCTGGAATGTTGGTGGAGAAGGAGCTGGCGTGCTGCTTGAAGATCAGGCCACAATCCGCAATTGTCGTATCAGTGATAATCGAACATCTGAGAGTGGCGGTGGCATTCTGGCTCGGGGTGAACCAACAATCCAAAACTGCATTATAGATAATAATCGTGCTGCAAAAGGTGGGGGAGGGCTCTTCACGGCGGTAAGCGCAAATCCTACCATCATCAATTGTGTGTTGTATGGGAATAGGTCGGGCATATCGGATGCCGGATCGGGAGCAATTTTTCAAGATAAGGCATCGTCATTCACGATACTCAATAGCATTGTCTGGGGTAACAGTGCGGCAGAAGGGGCGGATCTGCTTTGGCGTAGCGCCTCCTACTCGGATATCGAATACAATAGCGATGGTACAGAGAATATTGATGCAGATCCTCTCTTTGTCGATCCCGCCTCAGGTGACTTCCGTCTCCAGCCTGGCTCGCCCGGCATAGACGCCGGTCATCCCGACGCGCAGTACAATGATGCGAACGGTTCGCGCAATGATATGGGGGCTTTCGGCGGGCCGTATGGAGAGTGGCAGCCGGACGGTTTGTGATCGGTGGCGGCGTAGCCGCGTATGTGGACGGCGGATACAAACATGCCGTGTGGGACAGCACTGATAACGGCGGCAAGGCGGTTCCATCCGGCATTCACATTTACTGCTTCGATGCCAATTCGCTGGAGACTGATGACGCGTTCCACCAGACTCGAAAGATGGTCTTACTCCGCTGACCTGATTCCCTCATTCCCTAATCCTCCCGCCACCGGCAGGGGTTTTTGTTGCACAATCTTACACCTCCGTCTATTTTTGTTCAGCAGTCTGGTTATGTATTGGGATTGTTGAAGAAATGGAGCTATGGATAAATGGAGTGATGAGTTACCTCTCCGAAGCTTTGCTGAGCTTTCGGCGGTGAGAGGAACCACAGACTGTCGTGTTCGCTGACGTCTCATTTCCCATCTCAAGCTATCAGGTCTTCACCTATCGGATTCCGAAGAGTATCAGTGGAAGCGTAGAAGTCGGCGTCCGTGTGTGTGCGCCGTTCGGGACGAAGAAGAACGCTCAGGGCGTGGTGGTGAATCTCAAGAAGAAGGCCGGCTTCAAGGGGAAGATTCGCTCCATCGGCGGCATCATTGACGAGACGCCCATCTTCGGCAAGACGCTCTGGGAACTGATCAACTGGGTTAGTCAGCACTACATGACACCGTTGGGACAGGTGATGCGCTCGGCGGTACCGGCCCGTCTTTCCCGCTCGTACTCGCCGCCGGAGCAGTTGATGGTGCAGTTCAACGGCATTTCTGACGAAGCGATGATGGAGCTTGAAGAGAAAGCGCCGCGCCAGTTTCAAGTTATCAGGTTACTAGAGAATCAGGAGACAGACGTACCTGTTGCCGGCTTGAACCCCACGGTACCGAACGCAGCCGCGGTCTGCTGGGCGCTGGAGAAGAAGGGTCATGTCTCGCTGTCGCGCGTGCCGAGAATCCCTGACGTATCAGACCTCAGTATCACGCCCGTGAAGAAGGAAGTAAAGTTCAGCAAGGCGCAAGAACAAATTGTCGCTGAAATGGAAGCCAAGCTCAAGGCGGAGGCGTTCAGTCCCTATCTCCTCCACGGCGTGACGGGGAGCGGCAAGACTGAGATATATATCCATCTGGCGCAAAGGGCGGAAGAGAAGGGGCGGCATTCTATATTGCTGTTGCCGGAAATTGCGCTCACGCCGCAGATCGCGGGAAGGTTTAGGGCTGTCTTCGGCGAAAAGGTGGCTATCTGGCACAGCCGGATGACAAAGGCAGAGAGGGCGTGGACTTGGCACCAGATCTGCGCCGATGCCTTCAGCGTGGTGGTTGGTGCCCGCAGTGCCATCTTCACTCCGCTGAAAGACGTAGGACTTATCGTGGTAGACGAAGAACAGGAGAGCGGTTTCAAGCAGGAATCTCCGGCACCGAGATACCACGCACGGGATGTGGCACTCATGCGGGGAAAACTCTCCTCAGCCCTTACTGTACTGGCAGGGGCTACGCCGAGTATGGAGTCGTATTACAATCAAGCTGTGGGCAAGCTCAACTATCTGAGACTGAAGAGGCGCTACGGTGTAGCTAAGTATCCCCGAGTCCACATGGTGAACATGACTACCGAGCGGGAAGAGACGGAGGATTACTCCATCACACTCTCTCGCCTCCTGCAGGAAAAGATGAAGGATCGTTTCAAAAAGGGCGAGCAGATAATTCTGCTCCAGAATCGAAGGGGATTTGCGCCCGTGGTTTCGTGCAGGGACTGCGGCTTCGTTGAGATGTGCAATCAATGTCAGATCTCCCTCACCTTTCACAGAGTTGATGAAAGATTGAAGTGTCATTACTGTAACTTTGAGAAACCGTCACCCGCACTGTGTCCTGCTTGTGACAGTACGCGAATTGTCCTGGGTGGTACGGGAACGCAGAAGGTAGAGGAGAAGCTGATAGAACTCTTTCCCGAGATCAAGTGTGTACGGATGGACTTGGACACGACCCGCGGCAAAGGTGCTTATACGCGAATTCTGACTAAGTTCAGCGAGGGTGAGTACGACGTTTTGCTGGGGACACAGATGATCGCCAAAGGGCTCGATTTTCCCAACGTAACCCTGGTGGGGATCATCAATGCGGATACCGGCCTTTACCTTCCGGATTTTCGCGCCGGGGAGAGGACGTTTCAGCTAATCTATCAAGTGGCGGGCAGGTCCGGCCGGGGCGATAAGCCGGGAGAAGTAATCATTCAGAGCAATGATCCGGATCATTCTGTCATCAAGGCGGCGGCACAGCTTGATCTGGAAAAATACTACAATGTCTGTCTCAGTGAGCGGCGAGAGTTGATGTATGCCCCTTTCAGCTGGATGGCTAAGGTGGAATTGTACGGCAAGAAGCGTGAAGCGGTGGCGAAGCGTGCGGAAACTCTGCTCAAACATCTGCAAAACAGACCGAAACATCTCGAAGTCCTGGGACCGGCGCCGTGCCCCATTGAGCGGCTGAGGGGGAACTATCGTTACCAGATCATATTTAAGTCTTCGAAAGAGAAGGATCAGAATGGTCAATCGCTTCGTAGATTTCTTGAGGACAACTTAGTGGATAGAGGCTTCCTGAAAAGAAAAAAGGGCGTTACTTTACGGGTGGATGTTGATCCGGTTTCTCTCCTTTAGATACATCGTTGCCGCACAGATGGCGGCGTTGGCGCTTCTTCCGCACTGGCTGACTGCCCAGGGAAGTTACTCCTCTCTGGAAGTGCCTTATCACGTCAGGTCGGTAAGTATGGGAGGAATCGGTATTGCGGACCGTGGCGGGACTGATATGGCCGCCTTTAATCCAGCGTTGCTGCAAGGCAATACTAAGGAATTACTGCTCTCCGTCCTTCGTTATCCTGCGCAGATTCAGTCCGAGATGGTAGAGTTCAGGTTTCCGTGGCGTGAGCGGTCTGTAGCTGTCACGGTGCGCCACATGGGATACGGCTCATTCGAGGCGCTGGATGAGGATGGGGTAAAGACAGGCGAATTTGCGGCCGGTGATATCTGGGCGTCGCTGGCATTTTCTCAATCGATTTTTCCTTCCATGGATTTCGGACTCACCGCGGGAATCTATCACAGTCAGATTGAAAAAGTGAGGGCCAGCCTGGGCATCATTTCTGTCGGTACGGTGCTGAGACTTCCAGAATTGGACGCTTCGCTGGGACTAAGTGTCCGCAATCTGGGTGTGACACTGCAGAATTACGGCAGTTATCCCGAG from Candidatus Neomarinimicrobiota bacterium includes the following:
- a CDS encoding TonB-dependent receptor; the protein is MTISKITIVCLLTLVLATPGVCEKVVLTGSVYDVNTHREIGGVNIYIKNTEIGTISDFSGRYSLELPEASEGMLVVFQHIGYEMKEMPLAEVKSTARIFLQPRVIPLRELEVEAQGTRLGIEKDLPQRVAVFEAQEFEIRGYVDAADLLRSDHSIQVEEQLSGKKTVAIRAGNPDDVVVLYNGAKMNSTYNNIFDLSLINLEDVDRIEIVKGSNTALYGSEAFSGIINIVPRIRQDYNVRFQQRFGTYDSGNWGLNLYQGYKGLNATYGFIEGASRRRFMDDAILENKGTHHSANIFFDFSSRRSETMTNRLSASFVRSLQEYSDFRDDETLVNFNQIEMVRYNGNLGPLSQMNLSLSHHSLDESQSLLNSSGTIDRLFQDRSMQYSIEKGFEREQVEVVIKYELEAAQLNFTDERSLTTEQSIGLESAAFARKKEGFVSVLKFHNPTTTGRIQASDFDISFRRDRVTDRQEDVTLRSGTPDSLAGLFDETMWSETTFKLSNHFSGGFGGFVFTSYINYGTNVKFPTLFQQISSPESITSVVARPNLNPEKNTALELGVELTGNTPHLANIYGYQISASLFRNDFENKLRVFFPVGVPVAFYDNIISAKLSGVENQGRLFLLKKKITLEFGLSLYSVSERAAFPFKSDKKFTSTVMIDHAGYSMQLHWFKEGEQVGWIRQASGEFSEAILPQYSNVDFHFSKTVSWKRMKFFVNASGRNLLNRDVVLQGLALRDRRFYLTVGTKL
- a CDS encoding right-handed parallel beta-helix repeat-containing protein; protein product: MKYYPLIITSFFLAISCESPLKPPPAEDSEFFVSHDYAGTLRLIKKIPITLEWSQLKFNQFEQYSVYRSQSDGNGETWIKRAEIFDPMRTTFTDTLDNDLTFRFKIQAVFSDGELKEATTEPIVIKTTSVTVPDECDCLQDAYDAPFIDDGDTIYVGEMTVCTVPRPLVFLDKDVVIKSLLGKTETVIERSRMLLSMSRGKISGFTFKHGWIDLHGTAMMTDCIVTEARLLAGRGPLIVRETAEVNNSLISGNSNHSFWNVGGEGAGVLLEDQATIRNCRISDNRTSESGGGILARGEPTIQNCIIDNNRAAKGGGGLFTAVSANPTIINCVLYGNRSGISDAGSGAIFQDKASSFTILNSIVWGNSAAEGADLLWRSASYSDIEYNSDGTENIDADPLFVDPASGDFRLQPGSPGIDAGHPDAQYNDANGSRNDMGAFGGPYGEWQPDGL
- the priA gene encoding primosomal protein N' — protein: MFADVSFPISSYQVFTYRIPKSISGSVEVGVRVCAPFGTKKNAQGVVVNLKKKAGFKGKIRSIGGIIDETPIFGKTLWELINWVSQHYMTPLGQVMRSAVPARLSRSYSPPEQLMVQFNGISDEAMMELEEKAPRQFQVIRLLENQETDVPVAGLNPTVPNAAAVCWALEKKGHVSLSRVPRIPDVSDLSITPVKKEVKFSKAQEQIVAEMEAKLKAEAFSPYLLHGVTGSGKTEIYIHLAQRAEEKGRHSILLLPEIALTPQIAGRFRAVFGEKVAIWHSRMTKAERAWTWHQICADAFSVVVGARSAIFTPLKDVGLIVVDEEQESGFKQESPAPRYHARDVALMRGKLSSALTVLAGATPSMESYYNQAVGKLNYLRLKRRYGVAKYPRVHMVNMTTEREETEDYSITLSRLLQEKMKDRFKKGEQIILLQNRRGFAPVVSCRDCGFVEMCNQCQISLTFHRVDERLKCHYCNFEKPSPALCPACDSTRIVLGGTGTQKVEEKLIELFPEIKCVRMDLDTTRGKGAYTRILTKFSEGEYDVLLGTQMIAKGLDFPNVTLVGIINADTGLYLPDFRAGERTFQLIYQVAGRSGRGDKPGEVIIQSNDPDHSVIKAAAQLDLEKYYNVCLSERRELMYAPFSWMAKVELYGKKREAVAKRAETLLKHLQNRPKHLEVLGPAPCPIERLRGNYRYQIIFKSSKEKDQNGQSLRRFLEDNLVDRGFLKRKKGVTLRVDVDPVSLL